In Paenibacillus phoenicis, one genomic interval encodes:
- a CDS encoding helix-turn-helix domain-containing protein: MDGGRTLSIKKAIQYILDHFQHAFRVEDLAALANMSVPSFHRHFKEIVAMTPIQFQKQLRLQEARRLILSEPTEVADIAFRYSIPPLLLLDRQFHRH; the protein is encoded by the coding sequence ATGGACGGGGGGCGGACTTTGTCGATCAAAAAAGCCATTCAATACATTCTGGATCACTTTCAACATGCATTTCGCGTTGAGGACCTAGCGGCTCTCGCCAATATGAGTGTCCCGTCGTTCCATCGACATTTTAAGGAAATTGTTGCGATGACGCCCATTCAATTTCAGAAGCAGCTCCGGCTTCAGGAAGCAAGGCGCCTAATCCTGTCCGAGCCGACAGAAGTCGCAGATATTGCATTTCGGTATTCCATTCCGCCGCTTTTGCTGCTGGATAGGCAGTTCCACCGACACTAA
- a CDS encoding methyltransferase domain-containing protein yields MEEIERWYDTEYDEWERLVRHRIEYDITRRYFDEYITGERLRVLDIGGGPGRYSIYLAEQGHEVTLLDLSKRHLEVARTKAEERGVTLKDYIHGNALDLSGIQGDFDVILLMGPLYHLVEEKDRKKAVEEALDRLKPNGLLVATFISNYAPLQDYLSQLRLFDSVDQLLGYLDHGVNQVSQGFTTAYFSGYHEAKNLMAGFGLTELIFAGVENILGSKEVEINQLDESEYQKWLEIGYRLSQDEFLIGTSQHFLYIGCKS; encoded by the coding sequence ATGGAAGAAATCGAGCGATGGTACGATACGGAATATGACGAATGGGAACGGTTAGTTCGACATCGAATCGAGTATGACATAACAAGGCGTTATTTCGACGAATACATTACCGGCGAGCGATTACGCGTATTGGATATCGGGGGAGGGCCTGGCAGATATTCGATTTATTTGGCTGAGCAGGGGCATGAGGTCACGTTGCTGGATTTGTCCAAGCGACATCTCGAGGTGGCTCGGACGAAAGCGGAGGAACGAGGAGTTACTTTGAAGGACTATATTCATGGGAACGCCTTGGATTTAAGCGGGATTCAGGGAGACTTTGATGTTATTTTGCTGATGGGGCCGTTGTATCATTTGGTGGAGGAGAAGGATCGGAAGAAGGCGGTGGAGGAAGCTCTTGACCGTTTAAAACCGAACGGCCTTCTTGTTGCCACATTTATCTCGAATTACGCCCCGCTTCAGGATTATTTGTCCCAACTGCGGCTATTTGATTCCGTTGATCAATTGCTCGGCTATTTAGATCATGGTGTAAATCAAGTTTCGCAAGGGTTTACCACGGCCTATTTCTCAGGATATCATGAAGCGAAAAACTTGATGGCAGGCTTCGGCTTGACGGAGCTTATCTTTGCCGGAGTTGAGAATATTTTAGGCAGTAAAGAAGTTGAAATCAACCAACTCGATGAGTCGGAATATCAAAAATGGCTTGAAATCGGCTACCGCTTGAGCCAAGATGAATTTCTGATCGGGACCAGCCAGCATTTTCTCTATATCGGATGCAAATCCTAA
- a CDS encoding DUF6254 family protein, translated as MTKSKRSKINAMKSRKQAQNPHGPIKSLEELAEEYDQNPPRKS; from the coding sequence ATGACCAAATCCAAACGATCAAAAATTAATGCCATGAAAAGTCGAAAGCAAGCGCAAAATCCACATGGTCCTATCAAATCATTGGAAGAACTGGCGGAAGAATACGATCAAAATCCACCACGCAAATCATAA